Proteins from a single region of Dasypus novemcinctus isolate mDasNov1 chromosome 16, mDasNov1.1.hap2, whole genome shotgun sequence:
- the LOC101425429 gene encoding olfactory receptor 2T11-like, which translates to MAMKNRTSPSGFILLGLLQNSRVTGIVFTVILVIFLVAVTANLVMIILIQVDSRLHTPMYFLLSQLSIMDTLFICTTVPKLLVVMVSGEKTISFVACGIQIFLYMTMIGSEFFLLGLMAYDRYVAVCNPLRYPVLMNHKVCLLMAVGAWFGGSLDGFLLTPITMNIPYCGSHNINHFFCEIPALLKLACSDTSLYETLMYICCVIMLLIPICIISTSYTLILLTVHRMRSAEGRKKALTTCSSHLTVVSIFYGAAFYNYVLPQSFHTPEKDKVVSAFYTIITPMLNPLIYSLRNKDVMGAFKKIFTQCSSAQKVATL; encoded by the coding sequence ATGGCAATGAAAAACAGAACTTCACCTTCAGGCTTTATCTTGCTGGGGCTTCTGCAGAACAGCAGGGTTACGGGCATTGTCTTCACAGTTATCCTTGTTATCTTCTTGGTGGCTGTAACTGCAAATTTGGTCATGATAATTTTGATTCAGGTGGACTCCCGCCTCCACACTCCCATGTACTTCTTGCTCAGCCAGTTGTCCATCATGGACACCCTTTTTATCTGTACCACTGTCCCCAAGCTCCTGGTTGTCATGGTATCTGGAGAAAAGACCATTTCCTTTGTGGCCTGTGGCATCCAGATCTTCCTCTACATGACCATGATAGGTTCAGAGTTCTTTCTTCTGGGCctcatggcctatgaccgctatgtggccgtCTGTAACCCTCTCAGGTATCCAGTCCTGATGAACCACAAGGTCTGTCTTCTTATGGCTGTTGGTGCCTGGTTTGGCGGCTCCCTGGATGGatttctcctcacccccatcACCATGAATATCCCCTACTGTGGCTCCCACAATATCAAtcattttttctgtgaaattCCTGCACTTCTTAAATTGGCTTGCTCAGACACATCCTTGTATGAAACCCTGATGTACATCTGCTGTGTAATCATGTTGCTCATACCCATCTGTATCATCTCAACCTCCTACACGCTAATCCTGTTAACTGTCCACCGCATGCGCTCTGCTGAAGGTCGGAAAAAGGCCTTGACTACATGTTCCTCTCACTTGACTGTAGTCAGCATTTTTTATGGAGCTGCTTTCTATAATTATGTTCTGCCCCAGTCGTTCCACACACCTGAGAAGGACAAGGTAGTGTCAGCATTCTATACCATCATCACACCCATGCTGAATCCTCTCATCTACAGCCTCAGAAACAAGGATGTCATGGGagcatttaaaaagatatttacacAATGCTCATCTGCTCAAAAAGTAGCAACAttgtga
- the LOC101424985 gene encoding olfactory receptor 2T2-like — translation MEAIIKNSTDFILLGLITHPVFPGLIFAVVFSIFVVAVTANVVMILLIHMDSRLHTPMYFLLSQLAIMDTVYICITVPKMLQDLLSKEKTISFLGCAVQIFLYLTLTGGEVFLLGLMAYDRFVAVCNPLRYPLLMNRRICLFMVVGSWVGGSLDGFMLTPFTMNFPYCGSREINHFFCEIPAVLKLSCIDTSLYETLMYACCVLMLLIPISVTSVSYTRILITVHRMNSLEGRRKAFTTCSSHIMVVSIFYGAAFYTNVLPHSYHSPEKDKVVSALYTILTPMLNPLIYSLRNKYVAAALRKVMGKCCSSHRIRAGEVTRK, via the coding sequence ATGGAAGCCATTATTAAGAACTCCACTGACTTCATCCTCTTGGGACTCATCACCCATCCTGTATTTCCTGGGCTTATCTTTGCAGTGGTTTTCTCCATCTTTGTGGTGGCTGTAACAGCCAATGTGGTCATGATCCTGCTCATACACATGGACTCAcgtctccacacacccatgtacttcttacTCAGCCAGCTCGCCATCATGGATACAGTGTATATCTGCATCACTGTTCCCAAGATGCTGCAAGATCTTCTGTCCAAGGAAAAGACCATCTCCTTCCTAGGCTGTGCAGTTCAGATATTCCTCTACCTGACCCTGACTGGAGGGGAAGTCTTTTTGCTGGGCCTCATGGCCTATGACCGGTTTGTAGCTGTCTGCAACCCCCTCCGATACCCTCTCCTCATGAATCGCAGGATTTGCTTGTTTATGGTGGTGGGCTCCTGGGTGGGTGGCTCCTTGGATGGTTTTATGCTGACTCCCTTCACTATGAATTTCCCTTACTGTGGGTCCCGAGAAATCAATCACTTTTTCTGTGAGATCCCAGCTGTGCTGAAGCTGTCATGTATTGACACCTCCCTCTATGAGACGTTGATGTATGCCTGCTGTGTGCTGATGTTGCTAATCCCCATATCTGTCACCTCTGTCTCCTACACACGGATTTTGATAACTGTTCATCGCATGAACTCTCTTGAGGGCCGGCGCAAAGCCTTTACTACCTGTTCCTCCCATATCATGGTGGTGAGCATTTTCTATGGGGCAGCCTTCTACACCAATGTTCTACCCCATTCATACCACTCCCCAGAAAAAGACAAGGTAGTGTCTGCCCTCTACACCATCCTCACCCCCATGCTCAACCCACTCATCTACAGTTTGAGGAATAAATATGTGGCAGCAGCTTTAAGAAAGGTCATGGGGAAATGTTGCTCCTCTCATAGAATCAGAGCAGGTGAGGTGACCAGGAAATAG